The Candidatus Zixiibacteriota bacterium genome includes the window GGCACCATTTGTGTGGTAACAATTTTCATGCAGGTAGTTTTACCAGCGCCGTTGGGACCCAACATACCTGTTATCTGGTTGTCGGCGGCTACAAACGAGGCGTCAATTAAAGCCTTAGTAGTGCCGTAGTTCATATAAAGGCTTTTAGATTCTACCATTCGCAGCTCCTTCTTTTATTTTTTTACTATTAAGATAATTCCTTAACTGCCATATATAATGGCCCGAACTAAAATTATACAAGCGGGACCATAAATTGTTCTCAAAAATATCGTTTTTTTTTATCACTTGCAAGAAAAATATCTATTATTATCTCATAAAAACTGATATCGCAATCTTGACACAAGTAAAAGTATAATATATTATTACTATATGAAAAATTCAGCAGTATGGATTTCAACCTTTATACTCATTCTCAACTCTATTGCCTTATCAGTAACAATCAATTCAAGCTATTCGGTCAGTTATGATGACCTTGACCCAAGAATGCCCGGCTATAGAACCGAAATAAAATACCGCCTTCAAAATGATTTAGGTTATTGTCATTCATCCTGCGGAAAGTTTCCCGATAAAAGCAAAGTTCAAGGATTTAACAGGAAACTGCTTGATTACATACACAATAAAAAAACCCGCATATTGGCATACAGAGCTAATAATTTCCGATTCTATGGCGGCTTAAGGCTTAAAGAGAGTTGGCTGGGAGCTGTCGAGGGAGATTCAGGGTTTAGTAATCTGCAAACATCAATCACTCTTAAGGGTAAGGCAATACTTAAAAATAAAGTCGAGTTGTGTCAGGAAATTACATTATTTCGCGCCGACAGCACATCATATCTTGACAGCGCTTCCACTATAGGCGAATTTTTACATGATCCTCTTTTATCGTATCAATACTCCAAGCGCGGTCCGGTTGCCTCCGGTGTTGATATTTTCGAGGTGCAAACTGATAAAGCGATTATTAGAACTAAATTATTTGGCGTAAATATTCAAACCGGTAGGGATAGAGTTCAATTCAAGGGTGGTTATCGGGCAGGCTTGTTGTTTTCCGGATTGACTCGTCCTGTTGATATGTTTTACAGACTTGATTATAACGTCTGGCGTTTCAAATTTTCGGTATTATCAGGGCAATTAACAGAGGCAGGTAAAAGATATATTTCAGCCAAACGCGCTTCTTTGCGGCTGGCAAATAATCTGCAAATCGGCGCTACCGAGGCAGTCGCCTTTGCCGATGACCCGACTGCTTATATCAATCCTTTGATGCTGTATTACATAATACACCGTCATCGCCCCAACAATGATGACAACCTGATTGCCGCGATGGATATTTCCTATACGCCTATTCGCAATCTCAACCTGTATGGCGAGTTTTTGGATGACGACCTTATCGTATTTGAGGGCGGCGCTTCTAAATACGGATTCTTAGCCGGCATATATAAATCGCAATTATTCTCCGAACGAACAGATTTAAGGCTCGAATATTCGCAGGTCCGCAAGTGGACATACACTCATGTCAGCGATGTAAATGCTTGGGAATATCGCGGACAACCGTTTGGTTTCTGGCTTGGTCCTGATGCTGATGAGCTATTTGCCCAGCTAAGTTATTATTTCTCTCCTTGCTCGATAATTAAATTTAGCTTTAGTTATGCGCGAAAAGGTGTCGGCAGTTTATATCTTCCCCATGAGGAAGAGGGCGGCGATAAAAACCCGCCGTTCCCATCGGGAGTTGTCGAGAAATCGACTGGCGGATGGCTTGATTACAGATATGAAATAAGCAGGTTCGTTATTCGAGGACGGCTTGGCTGCCATCAGAAAGAAAACCGCCATAATCAGCCCGGTGATTTTGATAATTATTTTGCTCATATAGTGGTAGTTTATAATCTATAAGCAAAAAGGGGATAAATAAATTATGAATAATTCAAAAGTATATCAGAAAGACTGGTTTATCTTAATAGCCATTTATATCCTGGCTCTGATAACAAGAATTGTTGGCGTTTATGTCTTTTCTTGGAACAGGGGACCCCACTTTGAAAACTATCAGATAGCGCAATATATTGTTGATGGCAAAGGCTACTGGTGGGATTGGAATCATACAATTCCCCCTCAGCCGACAGCTTTATTGCCGCCGATTTATACCTACTTTCTCGTATTCTTTATGAAAATATTTGATAATCCCTGCCGCTTGATTTACATAGTCCAATCGTTTTTAAATGCATTGATAGTATTGCCCGCTTTTTATCTTGGAAAACACCTTGGCAGCAAAAAAGCCGGCATTATAGCCGCCTGTTTATTTGCCTTTTTCCCGGAGGTTGCCATCGAACCAGCCAAATTAATCTCCGAACCGCTTTTTACTCCATGCATAATATTAGCTTTTTATTTATTTCTGATATACAAGGAAAGATTAGTTGAAACAGGGTCGTATCGTCAATTTATATGGTTAGGGATTTTATTGGGAATTACAACCTTGATTAAAACAACTGCCTCATTGGTAGCTTTAGCATGTTTTGCAAGCCTATTTTTTGCCGGGATAAAGAAGAAAAAATATTATTTAGCTATTGCGATAATGTTTTTAGGATTTTTCATAGCTACCTTCCCCTGGAATTTACGCAATTTGATAGTGATGGAAAAACCAATGTTATTCACATCGAATTTCGGCTACAATCTCTGGCGAGGAAATCATCCCTGGGGATCGGGAACCGGGTATCTCGATTCGAATAACCAAAGTGAAGCAAAATTAAGCCCCGAATATTTAGAGTATTTAGAAAAAAATCGTCCGCAA containing:
- a CDS encoding glycosyltransferase family 39 protein; its protein translation is MNNSKVYQKDWFILIAIYILALITRIVGVYVFSWNRGPHFENYQIAQYIVDGKGYWWDWNHTIPPQPTALLPPIYTYFLVFFMKIFDNPCRLIYIVQSFLNALIVLPAFYLGKHLGSKKAGIIAACLFAFFPEVAIEPAKLISEPLFTPCIILAFYLFLIYKERLVETGSYRQFIWLGILLGITTLIKTTASLVALACFASLFFAGIKKKKYYLAIAIMFLGFFIATFPWNLRNLIVMEKPMLFTSNFGYNLWRGNHPWGSGTGYLDSNNQSEAKLSPEYLEYLEKNRPQTETELDKFYLNEALRFIKDDPKMYASRTLKRMLFFITIDPTHPLTRNALYI